One window from the genome of Deinococcus sp. NW-56 encodes:
- a CDS encoding N-formylglutamate amidohydrolase — protein sequence MTPTRDDLLILTPHPSGALPADVLREMLGEGVFDTGQREALLRRVFLEGDPYTDLIFALPGARFLQAPWSRFAADLNRHRDDEADNGVIKETDFARQPLYPAGFELSPEAREARLRRVWDAFDRQVEAEIAGARLMIVGHAMASRGPALGPDTGAPRPALTIMPGTAASPTFPPELWEELRKACEAAFAPVLMGTHTRVAVGDPWTTDTLSARWNARTGVPAFGLEVNVGLYFPEWGVPDGAALRELNAGFGRFADAALELVGG from the coding sequence CGTGCTGCGCGAGATGCTGGGGGAAGGTGTGTTCGACACCGGGCAGCGCGAGGCCCTGCTGCGCCGCGTCTTTCTGGAGGGGGATCCCTACACCGATCTGATCTTCGCCCTGCCCGGTGCCCGCTTCCTGCAAGCGCCGTGGAGCCGCTTCGCCGCCGACCTCAATCGCCACCGCGACGACGAGGCGGACAACGGAGTCATCAAGGAGACCGACTTCGCCCGCCAGCCCCTCTACCCGGCGGGCTTCGAACTGTCCCCGGAGGCGCGGGAGGCCCGGCTGCGGCGCGTCTGGGACGCTTTCGACCGGCAGGTGGAGGCCGAGATCGCGGGGGCGCGGCTGATGATCGTGGGGCACGCGATGGCCTCGCGCGGCCCGGCGCTGGGGCCGGACACCGGAGCGCCCCGCCCGGCGCTGACGATCATGCCGGGCACGGCGGCCAGCCCCACCTTCCCCCCCGAGTTGTGGGAGGAGCTGCGGAAAGCGTGCGAGGCGGCCTTCGCCCCGGTCCTGATGGGCACCCATACGCGGGTGGCGGTGGGCGACCCCTGGACCACCGACACGCTGAGCGCCCGCTGGAACGCGCGGACGGGGGTGCCCGCCTTCGGGCTGGAGGTCAACGTGGGGCTGTACTTTCCCGAATGGGGGGTGCCGGACGGGGCGGCGCTGCGGGAACTGAACGCGGGCTTCGGGCGGTTCGCGGACGCGGCGCTGGAGTTGGTGGGGGGGTAG